A region from the Hippoglossus hippoglossus isolate fHipHip1 chromosome 18, fHipHip1.pri, whole genome shotgun sequence genome encodes:
- the LOC117751838 gene encoding atrial natriuretic peptide receptor 1-like has product MLKVLSSRVPSLSLLLVILSYLARPPCLLQLCSSLSLDSAARTLHMSTTLVCPLETERDTETSFSCNMKKTVWFLLWVCVCCIAPTCCWHDLDNSEYDCWPLHKPNEYNMIDCGGLEMAWIVRPPETVKTGEVFSVTYSVTAQDSFYHWAVENHIFTHSSIVNAEAARSFCEHHDCPANWKDADGENCCIHHANIHSCPLGHMTSESICGPWIPDDGKIFTHTLSTSGKLTQSNWTAKVVLVHAGLTSLIAHIRVGQMQVALEAKSTVLPAVVCGDGVCEEAELCSTCSADCGECPMTPTTKLAISLPLSLLCLCLILTAVWLKYHKQKLLWDESWIIDFSTIKQDHEARMTMGSIMSVPQGNSDSNTSCITALSSCTGQPGTRKTMFTCTGIYDGRTVAIKRIQTKTFSLSKTIRQEVKQVRELDHPNLCKFTGGCIEVPNVAIVTEYCPKGSLNDVLLNEEIPLNWGFRFSFANDIARGMSYLHQHKICHGRLKSLNCVLDDRWVCKITDYGLRMYRRDDGAEPLSTYHQRLLEVYMPPEFQNSNMEPTLTGDVFSYSIILLEIATRSDPVPVEESNLECAWCPPLPELITSKADNTCPCPADYVELIRRCRSHNPAHRPTFEQIRKFVHRINPVKVSPVDMMMNLMEKYSKHLEVLVAERTQDLMHEKQKTDRLLYSMLPKQVADDLRQGKPLQAQSYVSATVFFSDIVGFTQLSCSSTPYQVVDFLNKLYTTFDDIIDIHDVYKVETIGDAYMVVSGVPLENGILHASGIASMALDLVGVCRTFRIPHKPNMQLQIRAGIHSGPLVAGVVGTKMPRYCLFGDTVNTASRMESTSLALKIQCSSSAFYLLEEIGGYVLQCRGMLQVKGKGDMVTYWLEGKKTSLVSKDISQDAKTTKNVNMETETGMEKERELYSSIPGFLNDDLLLDPA; this is encoded by the exons ATGTTAAAGGTGCTCAGCAGCAGGgtgccatctctctctctccttctggtTATTCTCTCCTACCTCGCTCGACCACCttgtctcctgcagctctgctcatCACTCAGTCTGGACTCAGCAGCTCGGACGCTGCACATGTCCACGACACTCGTCTGTCCActcgagacagagagagacacagagacgtcattcagctgcaacatgaagaAAACGGTTTGGTTTCTGCTCTGG gtgtgtgtttgctgtattGCTCCGACATGTTGTTGGCACGACTTGGACAACAGCGAGTACGACTGCTGGCCTCTCCACAAACCCAACGAATACAACATGATCGACTGTGGAG GTCTGGAGATGGCCTGGATCGTCCGTCCCCCTGAGACGGTGAAGACCGGCGAGGTGTTCAGCGTCACGTACTCTGTCACGGCTCAGGACTCTTTCTACCACTGGGCTGTTGAAAACCACATCTTCACACACAG CTCCATCGTAAACGCCGAAGCAGCTCGGAGCTTCTGTGAACATCACGACTGTCCGGCCAACTGGAAAGACGCAGATGGAGAAAACTGCTGCATTCATCACGCTAACATCCACTCCTGTCCTCTGGGACACATG ACATCCGAGAGCATCTGTGGCCCCTGGATTCCTGACGATGGAAAAATCTTCACGCACACCCTCTCTACGTCCGGCAAGCTGACGCAGAGCAACTGGACGGCTAAA GTGGTTTTGGTCCATGCTGGTTTGACGTCCCTCATCGCTCACATTCGAGTTGGTCAGATGCAGGTTGCTCTGGAGGCCAAGAGCACCGTGTTGCctgctgttg TTTGTGGTGACGGTGTCTGTGAGGAGGCGGAGCTTTGTTCCACCTGTTCAGCTGACTGTGGCGAATGCCCCATGACCCCCACCACCAAGCTGGCCATCAGCTTACCACTCAgcctgctctgcctctgcctcatACTGACCGCCGTG TGGCTGAAGTACCACAAACAGAAGCTGCTGTGGGACGAGAGCTGGATCATCGACTTCTCCACAATAAAACAAG ATCATGAAGCTCGTATGACCATGGGCAGTATCATGAGCGTACCGCAGGGGAACAGCGACAGTAACACCAGCTGTATAACTGCTCTCAGCTCGTGCACGGGACAACCAGGGACCCGAAAAACAATGTTCACCTGCACCGGGATATA TGACGGCAGGACAGTGGCCATCAAGAGGATTCAGACAAAGACTTTCTCTCTGTCCAAAACcatcagacaggaagtcaaacaaGTCAG GGAACTGGATCATCCAAACCTCTGTAAGTTCACTGGTGGGTGTATTGAGGTTCCAAATGTTGCCATAGTGACAGAATACTGCCCCAAAGGAAGCCTTAACGATGTCCTCCTGAACGAGGAGATCCCGCTCAACTGGGGCTTCAG GTTTTCTTTCGCCAACGACATCGCCAGAGGGATGTCGTATCTCCACCAACACAAGATCTGCCACGGTCGCCTCAAGTCTTTGAACTGTGTCTTAGACGACCGCTGGGTTTGTAAAATAACAG ACTACGGACTGAGAATGTATCGCAGGGATGATGGGGCGGAGCCTCTTTCCACCTATCACCAGAGACTGCTGGAGGTGTACATGCCGCCCGAGTTTCAAAACTCCAACATGGAGCCGACGCTGACCGGAGACGTGTTCAG TTATTCCATCATCCTGCTGGAGATCGCCACTCGCAGTGATCCCGTCCCC GTGGAGGAGTCCAACCTGGAGTGTGCCTGGTGTCCTCCTCTACCTGAACTCATAACCAGTAAAGCCGACAACACCTGCCCGTGTCCTGCTGACTACGTGGAG CTGATCCGGCGATGCCGCTCTCACAACCCCGCCCACCGACCCACCTTTGAACAAATCAGGAAGTTTGTTCACCGGATCAACCCGGTCAAAGTCAGCCCAGTGGACATGATGATGAACCTG ATGGAGAAATACAGTAAACATCTGGAGGTGCTGGTGGCCGAGCGAACTCAAGACCTGATGCATGAGAAACAGAAAACCGACCGGCTGCTGTACA GTATGCTTCCGAAGCAAGTAGCTGATGATCTGCGTCAGGGGAAACCGTTGCAGGCTCAGAGTTACGTCAGCGCCACCGTCTTCTTCAG TGATATCGTGGGCTTCACGCagctctcctgcagcagcactcCTTACCAAGTCGTGGATTTCCTCAACAAACTCTACACAACATTTGACGACATCATCGACATCCACGACGTCTACAAGGTGGAAACCATCGGCGACGCCT ACATGGTGGTGTCCGGCGTGCCGCTGGAGAACGGGATCCTCCACGCCTCGGGGATCGCCAGCATGGCTCTGGACCTGGTTGGCGTCTGTCGCACATTCAGGATCCCTCACAAACCCAACATGCAGCTGCAGATACGAGCTGGGATTCACTCCG GCCCGCTGGTTGCGGGGGTTGTAGGGACGAAGATGCCTCGTTACTGTCTGTTCGGCGACACAGTCAACACAGCGTCGAGGATGGAGTCCACCAGTCTGG CCCTAAAGATCCAGTGCAGCTCCAGTGCATTTTACCTGCTGGAGGAGATCGGCGGCTACGTGCTGCAGTGCAGAGGAATG